A region from the Pseudomonas sp. KU26590 genome encodes:
- a CDS encoding sodium:solute symporter family protein: MISTAVDSNLFITFGLIGLFLAGMIAVLYATNRKSDSFSDYAVGGRSYGPWYIAMCYTNSWWPGATFTAFFALSVGGALGFYGMVYATLGVTAMYLMANRAWTWGKRFNLTTQPDLLGMRFDSPAVKRIASIIGIISVFPWVVMGIQALATLFQFASFGRWGVTTCLMVGVGVVLIRQYWTVSMGMRGLIMTDMYQGLIAYVLCAALCIFLMSGEQASFSHLAQLPASMLVIPGGAGSTYGPMYMFSLIFTGVIGSMCWPMSFQRIYTASGVRSVKKGTLLTILLVAGFYGILMLFAAAISQDPAVAAHPQNGWFISLFDIGGPWLLALAIVIVLAASIGHVDGCVQVCGTQFANDLATWNKPRSDREKTVLAKSGMVVFIAAASLLAYLTFDYSRLQLLAQISYQGIIQLSVPLFFGIFSRHGNKQGAIAGMLVGILIAIVLTVFYPDDIPALGSLTSGIIGVIFNALVFIGFAFVIKPTPAEIERVNALFILAAPRRDPVGATPAMS; the protein is encoded by the coding sequence ATGATCAGCACCGCAGTCGATTCCAATCTGTTCATCACCTTCGGCCTGATCGGCCTGTTTCTGGCCGGCATGATTGCCGTGCTCTACGCCACCAATCGCAAGAGCGACAGCTTCTCCGATTACGCCGTGGGCGGACGGTCCTACGGCCCTTGGTACATCGCCATGTGCTACACCAACTCGTGGTGGCCGGGCGCCACGTTCACGGCGTTTTTTGCGCTGTCCGTCGGCGGTGCGCTGGGTTTCTACGGCATGGTCTACGCGACCCTCGGCGTGACCGCGATGTACTTGATGGCCAACCGTGCATGGACGTGGGGCAAGCGCTTTAACCTGACCACGCAACCGGATCTGTTGGGCATGCGATTCGACAGTCCGGCGGTCAAGCGCATCGCCTCGATCATCGGCATTATCTCGGTGTTTCCGTGGGTCGTGATGGGCATTCAGGCTTTGGCGACGCTGTTCCAGTTTGCAAGCTTCGGTCGCTGGGGCGTAACGACCTGCCTGATGGTTGGCGTGGGGGTGGTGCTGATTCGTCAGTACTGGACCGTCAGCATGGGCATGCGCGGGCTGATCATGACCGACATGTACCAGGGCCTGATTGCGTATGTGCTGTGCGCGGCGCTGTGCATCTTTTTGATGTCCGGCGAGCAAGCGTCGTTTTCGCACCTGGCGCAGTTGCCGGCCAGCATGTTGGTAATCCCGGGCGGTGCGGGCAGCACGTACGGCCCGATGTACATGTTCAGTCTGATCTTCACGGGCGTGATTGGCTCGATGTGCTGGCCAATGAGTTTTCAACGCATTTACACCGCCAGCGGCGTGCGATCTGTGAAAAAGGGCACGCTGCTGACCATCCTGCTGGTCGCAGGCTTCTACGGCATCCTCATGCTGTTCGCGGCCGCCATCAGTCAGGACCCCGCGGTCGCTGCACATCCGCAGAATGGCTGGTTCATTTCGTTGTTCGACATCGGTGGCCCATGGCTGCTGGCGCTGGCGATTGTCATCGTGCTGGCAGCAAGCATCGGCCATGTCGACGGCTGCGTCCAAGTGTGTGGCACGCAGTTCGCCAACGACCTGGCGACCTGGAACAAACCCCGCAGCGACCGTGAGAAGACCGTGCTGGCGAAATCCGGCATGGTGGTGTTCATCGCTGCCGCATCGCTGCTGGCCTACCTGACATTCGATTACTCGCGGTTGCAGTTGCTGGCGCAGATTTCCTACCAGGGGATCATTCAGCTGTCGGTGCCGTTGTTTTTCGGGATCTTCAGCCGCCACGGCAATAAACAAGGCGCAATCGCCGGCATGTTGGTGGGGATCCTGATCGCCATCGTTCTGACCGTGTTCTACCCGGACGATATTCCAGCCCTGGGCTCGCTGACCAGCGGCATCATCGGGGTGATTTTCAACGCGCTGGTGTTCATCGGCTTCGCCTTCGTCATCAAGCCGACGCCCGCTGAGATCGAGCGCGTCAACGCGCTATTCATCCTTGCAGCGCCGCGTCGCGATCCTGTCGGCGCAACCCCTGCAATGAGCTGA
- a CDS encoding Zn-dependent hydrolase: MSKSFTPELLTPNAADIEEFDALFRLSSAIGATPAGGLHRLSASAEDGQVRDLFCDWLTGHGFDVRVDAVGNVFGLITFDPAAPYLLCGSHLDSQPSAGRFDGIYGVLAGAVAVASLARQLRERGETPACNLAVVNWTNEEGARFQPSLIGSSVFTGAMSVEQALACRDGDGVSLEQALRGIGYLGDAMVDLPVAGYVEIHVEQGPALEAQGQAIGVVRETWAALKKRVRFDGEQNHTGPTPMAARRDALLAAAHAITAVRAEVERHGLEMHSSVGRLEIYPNSPNVVPSRVSLLVEFRSRDVERLAAAGERFDVTLQDIAAKTSTGFEVESSVLREPVKLHHGFAELAYSVAHELGLPTGNSITVSGHDALSLNRRYPACLLFVPSSNGVSHNEAEYTRDEDLHNGLRLLTSLLHRACSSPASFN; encoded by the coding sequence ATGTCGAAGTCCTTTACTCCTGAACTGCTCACGCCGAATGCCGCTGACATCGAAGAATTCGATGCGCTGTTCCGGCTCAGTTCCGCGATTGGCGCGACGCCGGCCGGTGGCCTGCATCGGCTGTCTGCGTCGGCAGAAGACGGCCAGGTGCGCGATCTTTTCTGCGACTGGCTGACCGGTCACGGCTTTGACGTTCGCGTCGATGCGGTGGGTAATGTGTTCGGGCTGATCACGTTCGATCCTGCCGCGCCGTATCTCTTGTGCGGCTCCCATCTGGACAGTCAGCCCAGTGCCGGTCGCTTCGATGGCATCTATGGCGTGCTGGCAGGTGCGGTGGCGGTGGCAAGCCTGGCCCGGCAACTGCGTGAGCGCGGCGAGACGCCGGCCTGCAATCTGGCCGTGGTGAACTGGACGAACGAGGAGGGCGCGCGTTTCCAGCCGAGCCTGATTGGCAGCAGTGTGTTCACCGGGGCCATGTCCGTGGAGCAGGCGTTGGCCTGCCGCGACGGCGATGGCGTTTCCCTTGAGCAAGCGCTACGCGGTATCGGCTATCTGGGCGACGCGATGGTCGATTTACCGGTCGCCGGTTACGTCGAAATTCACGTCGAACAGGGACCGGCCCTGGAAGCCCAGGGCCAGGCCATTGGCGTGGTGCGTGAGACGTGGGCTGCGCTGAAAAAACGCGTGCGCTTTGACGGCGAGCAAAACCACACCGGCCCCACGCCGATGGCGGCGCGTCGAGATGCCTTGCTGGCGGCGGCCCATGCCATCACCGCCGTGCGCGCCGAAGTCGAGCGGCACGGCCTGGAGATGCACAGTTCGGTCGGACGCCTGGAGATCTACCCCAACTCGCCCAACGTGGTGCCCTCGCGGGTCTCGCTGCTGGTCGAGTTTCGCTCCCGCGATGTAGAACGCCTCGCCGCTGCCGGTGAGCGGTTTGACGTCACCTTGCAGGACATCGCAGCGAAAACATCCACCGGCTTTGAGGTCGAGAGCAGTGTGCTGCGCGAGCCGGTGAAACTGCATCACGGTTTCGCCGAACTGGCGTACAGCGTCGCCCATGAGCTGGGGCTACCGACGGGCAACAGCATCACCGTCTCAGGGCATGACGCCCTCAGCCTGAACCGCCGATACCCGGCGTGCCTGCTGTTCGTTCCGAGCAGCAACGGCGTCTCCCACAACGAAGCGGAGTACACCCGTGACGAAGACTTGCACAACGGCCTGCGCCTGCTGACGTCATTGCTGCATCGCGCCTGTTCTTCCCCTGCCTCGTTCAACTGA
- a CDS encoding choline kinase family protein yields the protein MKNFGDAATGAEHQLEAAILSIDSWKGRKITYQPVSGGISNTNWRVEVQGADTAYFFKVPGVGTEMFIDRRTAHDASLKAADTGYGAPVFAFLEAFGVEVFEFMEGWRASSNHDFLQRDVRHRALHALKAFNDQPALIQTKTAFDMIAEHQRQVAEVNGYTPPDDAWLCLQYQRARQALQASGIDLAPCMNDTLAGNFMLNDARQIRLVDFEYASNNDRHYELALWFGEMFFTDDMELALIEDYFGRVTPQTLARIKLNKALADLKWSTWAMVQHAVSQLDFDFYKYGVWKHMRARSVINDSQWESWLRQA from the coding sequence ATGAAGAACTTCGGCGACGCCGCCACCGGCGCAGAGCACCAGCTGGAGGCGGCGATTCTCAGCATCGACAGCTGGAAGGGTCGCAAGATCACTTACCAGCCTGTCAGTGGCGGGATCTCCAACACCAACTGGCGCGTGGAGGTGCAGGGCGCCGACACGGCGTACTTTTTTAAAGTGCCGGGGGTGGGCACTGAAATGTTCATCGACCGGAGGACGGCCCACGACGCCAGCCTCAAGGCCGCTGACACCGGCTACGGCGCACCGGTGTTTGCGTTCCTCGAAGCATTCGGCGTTGAGGTGTTCGAATTCATGGAAGGGTGGCGCGCCTCGTCCAACCACGATTTCCTGCAACGCGATGTCCGCCACAGGGCGCTGCACGCGCTCAAGGCGTTCAATGATCAGCCGGCACTGATCCAGACCAAAACAGCCTTCGACATGATTGCCGAACACCAGCGCCAGGTGGCTGAGGTCAACGGCTATACGCCGCCGGACGACGCCTGGCTGTGCCTGCAATACCAGCGGGCCCGGCAGGCGTTGCAGGCGTCGGGCATCGATCTGGCGCCGTGCATGAACGACACACTGGCGGGCAACTTCATGCTCAACGACGCGCGCCAGATCCGTCTGGTGGATTTCGAATACGCCTCCAACAACGACCGCCATTACGAACTGGCGCTGTGGTTTGGCGAGATGTTTTTCACCGACGACATGGAGCTGGCGCTGATTGAAGACTACTTCGGTCGGGTGACGCCTCAGACCCTGGCGCGGATCAAGTTGAACAAGGCGCTGGCGGACCTCAAGTGGTCGACCTGGGCGATGGTGCAGCACGCGGTCTCGCAACTGGATTTTGATTTCTACAAGTACGGCGTCTGGAAACACATGCGCGCGCGCAGCGTCATCAACGATTCGCAGTGGGAAAGCTGGCTAAGACAGGCCTGA
- a CDS encoding DUF2723 domain-containing protein, with product MVAAVRYRALFGVPLLLAVAAVLWSFLASSGPIQWMDNGIFIADASEGRYFSEALGPLDHPLYLFVTTALFAHFGPLVLSFMNSMLLIPLGWAIFRLAKGVGATSQQALLAIAAAVLCHCVFWVSTKAEVYLLHTLLVTLAYMVHFRDKSRLGLLTALFVIGILTGLAAAIHQLTFIVLLPLYVQLVWQHRARVLLTIPGFVLGFAVAIPGVLQELQDGLSLIDIGHRYLIGLPDKTTEQSWQGALFRFDDMWHEKNSVGLLMLSLLGPQLVALVLFPKSRRLRLLWCAAVLNFIFAVSYNVTDRFTFFLPGAVLLSIIGVIQVQAWLARHHAAAVAYALPFSGPVTILAVYAVYASGAVALPTHKEAMPFRDDIHYFMAPYLRDRSAQAFVHSYEQSAPIGALIVADWTPNGALRSAQASGLLKGRTIALCEGAQDIESYLNGPGAFLARTSYCSSILDRFDLQTLAVGYELRAK from the coding sequence ATGGTGGCAGCAGTACGTTATCGAGCGTTGTTTGGCGTCCCCTTGTTGCTGGCGGTGGCCGCCGTGCTCTGGAGTTTTCTGGCGTCCAGCGGACCGATTCAATGGATGGACAACGGCATCTTCATCGCCGACGCTTCAGAAGGCCGCTATTTCAGTGAAGCCCTCGGCCCGCTGGATCACCCGTTGTACCTGTTCGTCACCACGGCGCTGTTCGCTCACTTCGGGCCGCTGGTGCTCAGTTTCATGAACTCGATGCTGCTGATCCCGCTGGGCTGGGCGATCTTCCGTCTGGCCAAGGGCGTCGGTGCGACGTCGCAGCAGGCCTTGCTGGCGATTGCCGCCGCCGTGCTGTGCCATTGCGTGTTCTGGGTCTCGACCAAGGCGGAGGTTTACCTGCTGCACACGCTGCTGGTGACCCTGGCGTACATGGTGCACTTTCGCGATAAATCGCGCCTGGGCCTGCTCACCGCGTTGTTCGTCATCGGCATCCTCACCGGCCTCGCCGCCGCCATTCATCAACTCACGTTTATCGTACTGTTGCCGCTGTACGTGCAGCTGGTCTGGCAGCACAGGGCGCGGGTTCTGTTGACGATTCCGGGTTTTGTGCTGGGCTTTGCGGTGGCAATCCCCGGCGTTTTGCAAGAGCTGCAGGACGGTCTGAGCCTGATCGATATCGGTCATCGTTACCTGATCGGCCTACCCGACAAAACCACCGAGCAAAGCTGGCAGGGTGCGCTGTTTCGCTTCGACGACATGTGGCACGAAAAGAACTCGGTCGGGCTGCTGATGCTGTCGCTGCTCGGCCCGCAACTGGTGGCGCTGGTGCTGTTCCCCAAAAGCCGGCGCCTGCGACTGTTGTGGTGCGCGGCGGTGCTGAATTTCATCTTCGCGGTGTCGTACAACGTCACCGATCGCTTTACGTTTTTTCTGCCGGGCGCCGTACTGTTGAGCATCATCGGCGTGATCCAGGTGCAGGCGTGGCTGGCGCGACACCACGCCGCCGCTGTCGCCTACGCCCTGCCCTTCAGCGGGCCGGTGACGATTCTGGCGGTGTACGCGGTTTACGCCAGCGGCGCCGTAGCGCTGCCGACCCACAAGGAAGCGATGCCTTTCCGTGACGATATTCATTACTTCATGGCGCCGTACCTGCGTGATCGTTCGGCGCAAGCGTTCGTGCACAGTTACGAACAATCCGCCCCGATAGGCGCGCTGATCGTCGCCGACTGGACGCCCAACGGCGCATTGCGCTCGGCACAAGCCAGCGGGCTGCTCAAGGGGCGCACCATCGCGCTCTGCGAAGGCGCGCAAGACATTGAGTCCTACCTGAACGGCCCCGGCGCCTTCCTGGCGCGGACCAGTTATTGCTCGAGCATTTTGGATCGCTTTGATCTGCAGACGTTGGCAGTGGGATACGAACTGCGCGCGAAATAG
- a CDS encoding lysylphosphatidylglycerol synthase transmembrane domain-containing protein: MNTAAPGPAHLSGWRYRAVVLSVVGSALGYLGFSLWGGWQAVGTAVSEVGLVGIVIALFMSSVNYGLRFVRWQTYLTVLGHPMPWRPSLNIYLAGFALTTTPGKAGEALRGVLLKPWGVPYPQSFAAFFSERLSDLFAVVLLTLFGLSLYPQAWPMIVVGVALVAVGLVVLSQRRLLERITEKVPAGGGKLLGLLRHLLQVLVHAQQCHRLRLMLGLTALSIVAWSAEALAFDWILKWMGADIPLTFAVFVYALAMLAGAVSFMPGGLGGAEAVMVGLLVWKGMNSADAVAATVLIRLATLWFAVAIGAVMLIKLKGEAMTPRAQPIQ; this comes from the coding sequence ATGAACACAGCTGCGCCTGGGCCTGCGCATCTGTCGGGCTGGCGCTACCGCGCGGTGGTGCTGTCGGTGGTCGGGTCGGCGTTGGGCTATCTGGGCTTTTCGCTGTGGGGCGGCTGGCAGGCGGTGGGCACCGCAGTGAGCGAGGTCGGACTGGTCGGCATTGTTATCGCGCTGTTCATGTCGTCGGTCAATTACGGCCTGCGCTTTGTGCGCTGGCAGACCTACCTGACAGTGCTCGGCCATCCCATGCCGTGGCGGCCGAGCCTGAACATTTACCTGGCCGGCTTTGCCCTGACCACCACGCCGGGGAAGGCCGGTGAAGCGTTGCGCGGGGTGCTCCTGAAACCCTGGGGCGTGCCCTACCCGCAGAGCTTCGCGGCGTTTTTCAGCGAGCGGCTGTCGGACCTGTTTGCGGTGGTCTTACTGACCCTGTTCGGTCTGTCGCTGTACCCCCAGGCGTGGCCGATGATCGTGGTCGGCGTGGCGCTGGTGGCAGTCGGGCTGGTGGTGCTCTCGCAACGTCGCCTGCTTGAGCGAATCACCGAAAAGGTGCCAGCAGGTGGCGGCAAGCTGCTCGGGCTGCTGCGCCATCTGCTGCAGGTGCTGGTGCATGCGCAGCAATGCCATCGCCTGCGCCTGATGCTCGGGCTGACCGCGCTGAGCATCGTCGCCTGGAGCGCCGAGGCTCTGGCGTTCGACTGGATTCTGAAATGGATGGGCGCGGACATCCCGCTGACCTTCGCGGTGTTCGTCTACGCCCTGGCGATGTTGGCCGGCGCGGTGAGTTTCATGCCCGGCGGACTGGGCGGCGCGGAGGCGGTGATGGTCGGGTTGCTGGTCTGGAAAGGCATGAACAGCGCCGACGCGGTGGCCGCCACCGTGCTGATTCGTCTGGCCACACTGTGGTTCGCCGTGGCCATCGGCGCGGTGATGCTGATCAAGCTCAAAGGCGAGGCGATGACGCCTCGGGCTCAACCGATTCAATAA
- a CDS encoding FAD-binding oxidoreductase, with product MSTPLYSWGRFPRRPQRGHGCVWLDELPAQIDRVIGAYRSSLPYGNGRSYGDSCLAASDEVLHMRSLDRLIEADWTTGVIKAEAGITLAELLAVAIPQGWFLPVTPGTQFATLGGAIANDVHGKNHHMRGTFGRHVLGFGLLRHGEPARVCTQASQPELFAASIGGLGLTGVIHWAQIQLMPIRASQIDTTTVRFAHLAEFFALSAELDARHEYSVAWVDCLAKGAETGRGVFIVGDHAQYGSLDVGQRKKLSVPLTPPVSLINKISLSAFNNLYWRLHPSQRKQGRSAYEPFFYPLDRILHWNRMYGRRGFQQYQCVVPAANAEAAMGELLRTIAAAGQGSFLAVLKRCGDIVSPGLLSFPLEGTSLALDFAQSEALENVLFPRLDDIVRAAGGRLYPAKDAHMSGVDFRRAYPAWEQLEALRDPSLMSRFWSRVIL from the coding sequence ATGAGCACACCGTTGTACTCCTGGGGACGTTTCCCCCGCCGTCCGCAACGCGGTCACGGCTGCGTGTGGCTGGACGAATTGCCTGCGCAGATCGACCGCGTGATCGGTGCCTACCGCAGCAGCCTGCCCTACGGCAATGGCCGCAGCTACGGCGACAGTTGCCTGGCCGCCAGCGACGAAGTGCTGCACATGCGCTCGCTGGACCGGCTGATCGAGGCCGACTGGACCACCGGCGTGATCAAGGCCGAGGCCGGCATCACCCTGGCTGAACTGCTGGCCGTGGCCATCCCCCAGGGCTGGTTTTTGCCGGTGACGCCCGGGACTCAGTTCGCCACCCTGGGCGGCGCCATCGCCAACGACGTTCATGGCAAAAACCATCACATGCGCGGCACCTTTGGCCGCCATGTGCTGGGCTTCGGCCTGTTGCGCCACGGCGAGCCGGCGAGGGTCTGCACGCAGGCATCGCAGCCCGAGTTGTTCGCCGCCAGCATCGGCGGCCTCGGCCTTACCGGGGTCATTCACTGGGCGCAGATTCAGTTGATGCCGATCCGCGCCAGCCAGATCGACACCACCACAGTGCGCTTCGCCCATCTGGCCGAGTTCTTTGCGCTGTCTGCCGAGCTGGACGCGCGTCATGAATACAGCGTCGCCTGGGTCGACTGCCTGGCGAAGGGCGCGGAGACCGGACGCGGGGTGTTCATCGTCGGTGATCACGCGCAATACGGCTCCCTCGACGTCGGCCAGCGCAAAAAGCTCAGCGTGCCGCTGACGCCGCCGGTGTCACTGATCAACAAAATCTCCCTCAGCGCCTTCAACAACCTGTATTGGCGCCTGCACCCCAGTCAGCGCAAGCAAGGCCGCAGCGCTTACGAACCCTTCTTCTACCCCCTCGACCGGATCCTGCACTGGAACCGTATGTATGGCCGTCGCGGGTTTCAGCAATATCAGTGCGTGGTGCCTGCGGCGAATGCCGAAGCGGCCATGGGCGAACTGCTGCGCACCATCGCCGCCGCCGGCCAGGGTTCGTTCCTCGCCGTGCTCAAGCGCTGTGGCGATATCGTCTCGCCGGGCCTGCTGTCGTTCCCGCTGGAAGGCACTTCCCTGGCGCTGGATTTTGCCCAGAGCGAGGCGCTGGAAAACGTGTTGTTCCCGCGTCTGGACGACATTGTTCGCGCCGCCGGCGGGCGGCTGTATCCGGCCAAGGACGCCCACATGAGCGGCGTCGATTTCCGTCGCGCCTACCCCGCCTGGGAGCAGTTGGAAGCGCTGCGCGATCCCTCTTTGATGTCCCGTTTCTGGAGCCGTGTGATCTTATGA
- a CDS encoding SDR family oxidoreductase: MKKVLIIGATSAIATACARLWATEGSDFFLVARNVEKLQQTAADLRARGASHVTLHEMDANDIEAHPLMLGRCLTALGQIDIALIAHGTLPDQKACERDVHMALKEFANNCTSVIALLTVLAMQFETQRWGSLAIISSVAADRGRPSNYLYGSAKAAVSTYCEGLQARLFKVGVHVTTIKPGFVDTPMTQGLSLPAALLAQPAQVARRIVKGIANKVPTLYAPGFWALIMLVIRSIPQPLFKRLNL; this comes from the coding sequence GTGAAGAAAGTCCTGATCATCGGCGCCACCTCCGCCATTGCCACTGCCTGCGCGCGTTTGTGGGCCACGGAGGGCAGCGATTTTTTCCTCGTGGCGCGCAACGTCGAGAAGCTGCAGCAGACCGCCGCTGACCTCAGGGCGCGCGGAGCGTCCCACGTCACGCTGCACGAGATGGACGCCAACGACATCGAGGCGCACCCGCTGATGCTGGGCCGCTGCCTGACGGCCCTCGGCCAGATCGACATCGCCCTGATCGCCCACGGCACGCTGCCCGATCAAAAGGCCTGCGAGCGCGACGTGCACATGGCGCTCAAGGAATTCGCCAACAACTGCACCTCGGTGATCGCCCTGCTGACCGTGCTGGCGATGCAGTTCGAGACCCAGCGCTGGGGCAGTCTGGCGATCATTTCGTCGGTGGCCGCCGACCGTGGGCGCCCTTCCAATTACCTTTACGGCAGCGCCAAGGCGGCGGTGTCGACGTACTGCGAAGGCTTGCAGGCGCGGCTGTTCAAGGTCGGGGTGCACGTCACCACCATCAAGCCGGGGTTTGTGGATACGCCGATGACCCAGGGCCTGTCGTTGCCGGCAGCCCTGCTGGCGCAACCGGCGCAGGTCGCCCGGCGCATCGTCAAGGGCATCGCCAACAAGGTGCCTACGCTCTACGCACCGGGTTTCTGGGCGCTGATCATGCTGGTCATTCGTTCGATCCCGCAGCCGCTGTTCAAAAGGCTGAATCTATGA
- a CDS encoding phosphotransferase family protein, with protein MLNSTSERQRLLDALSAAGFPADSQISAGTAGVASPIRVATEWAGYRVSSALGTWYAKVLHADMAPLIDVARSAQASACAAATGAAPALKSADVANGVLLFEALPAPQWRWARLDELTSPLRLQALWALKKQVHAGPTPDFARSPMADLQKLRALCLRDGVSLPPDHAWIDTCIDLAWEALQQHPGQSVPLHGDGLASDVMVGPAGELRLIDFDYGGCFDPWYDVAITLNELYPFESQWREGIIAWAGQCRESDYARCRFYALINDWYWTLWGLWVGATSTRNLEFSKVGQWTLLRCRQTIQDARFESWLRQVQEGQA; from the coding sequence ATGCTGAATTCAACGAGCGAGCGTCAGCGGCTGCTGGACGCGTTGAGCGCCGCCGGGTTTCCCGCTGACAGTCAGATCAGTGCGGGCACTGCCGGCGTGGCGTCGCCGATACGCGTGGCGACCGAGTGGGCCGGTTACCGGGTCAGCAGCGCCCTGGGCACCTGGTACGCCAAGGTGCTGCACGCTGACATGGCGCCGTTGATCGATGTCGCTCGAAGTGCGCAAGCCAGTGCGTGCGCCGCTGCCACCGGCGCGGCGCCGGCGTTGAAAAGCGCTGACGTGGCAAACGGGGTGTTGCTGTTCGAGGCGTTGCCCGCGCCGCAGTGGCGCTGGGCGCGGCTGGACGAACTGACGTCGCCGCTGCGTCTGCAGGCGCTGTGGGCCCTGAAGAAGCAAGTGCACGCGGGCCCGACGCCTGACTTCGCGCGTTCTCCAATGGCCGATCTGCAGAAGCTGCGCGCGCTGTGCCTGCGCGACGGCGTCAGCCTGCCGCCCGATCACGCGTGGATCGACACCTGCATTGATCTGGCCTGGGAGGCTCTACAGCAGCATCCCGGCCAAAGCGTCCCCTTGCACGGGGACGGTCTGGCCAGCGACGTCATGGTGGGCCCCGCCGGGGAACTGCGTCTGATCGACTTCGACTACGGCGGGTGTTTCGACCCCTGGTACGACGTGGCGATTACCCTCAACGAGCTGTATCCGTTCGAGAGCCAGTGGCGCGAAGGGATCATCGCGTGGGCGGGCCAGTGCCGCGAGAGCGATTACGCCCGTTGCCGTTTCTACGCACTGATCAACGACTGGTACTGGACGTTATGGGGCCTTTGGGTGGGGGCCACGTCCACCCGCAATCTGGAGTTTTCAAAGGTCGGGCAGTGGACGCTGTTGCGTTGCCGCCAGACTATTCAGGACGCGCGCTTCGAGAGCTGGCTGCGTCAGGTTCAGGAGGGTCAAGCATGA
- a CDS encoding HAD family hydrolase: MALAIFDLDETLINGDCASLWSREMARLGWVDGECFMQRDAQLMAAYGEGKLAMEDYMAFSLAPMAGRARHAVASDVADFVPAVIDPLVYADARATIARHRSAGDRLLVISASGVHLVAPIAAHLGIDEVLAIDLELLDGHFSGRTEGVLTYREGKVTRLLTWLDSEGETLEGASFYSDSRNDLPLLCAVSHPYAVNPDPVLLAHAQQARWPVLSWR; encoded by the coding sequence ATGGCTCTCGCGATATTCGACCTGGACGAAACGCTGATCAACGGCGATTGCGCCAGTCTGTGGAGCAGGGAAATGGCCCGGCTGGGTTGGGTCGACGGTGAATGCTTCATGCAGCGTGACGCGCAACTGATGGCGGCGTATGGCGAAGGCAAACTGGCAATGGAAGATTACATGGCGTTCAGCCTGGCGCCGATGGCGGGCCGCGCTCGCCACGCGGTTGCCAGCGACGTGGCCGACTTCGTTCCAGCGGTGATTGATCCTCTGGTCTACGCCGATGCCCGGGCGACTATCGCCCGGCACCGGTCGGCAGGGGACAGGCTACTGGTGATTTCGGCATCGGGCGTGCATCTGGTGGCGCCCATTGCCGCTCACCTGGGCATCGATGAGGTGTTGGCGATCGACCTGGAACTCCTCGATGGTCATTTCAGCGGTCGCACCGAAGGCGTGCTGACCTACCGCGAAGGCAAGGTCACTCGGTTGCTGACGTGGCTGGACAGTGAGGGGGAGACGCTGGAAGGGGCGAGTTTTTATTCCGATTCACGTAATGACCTGCCGCTCCTTTGCGCCGTCAGCCATCCATACGCGGTCAATCCGGACCCTGTGTTGCTGGCCCATGCTCAGCAGGCGCGATGGCCGGTGCTGAGCTGGCGCTAA
- a CDS encoding cupin domain-containing protein produces MKVLKRITAPLSWLAFAGVMFVGSAHSHNAEREKVTVLEEHPMLNAPGKKAMVLTVDYAPGQASIAHSHSGSAIAYVLEGEVISRVNEGKAVTYKAGQTWYEPAGSKHYESRNTSATKPVKLLVFILLDDKADILTPLPK; encoded by the coding sequence ATGAAAGTGCTCAAACGCATCACCGCCCCGCTCTCCTGGCTGGCCTTCGCCGGCGTGATGTTTGTCGGCAGCGCCCATTCCCACAATGCCGAGCGGGAAAAGGTCACCGTTCTGGAAGAGCACCCGATGCTCAATGCGCCAGGAAAAAAAGCCATGGTACTGACCGTTGATTACGCACCGGGCCAAGCCTCCATTGCCCACAGTCACAGCGGCAGCGCGATCGCTTATGTGCTGGAAGGCGAGGTGATTTCGAGAGTCAATGAGGGCAAGGCGGTCACCTACAAGGCAGGTCAGACATGGTACGAGCCGGCCGGGTCGAAGCACTACGAATCGAGAAACACCAGTGCGACAAAGCCTGTGAAATTGCTGGTGTTCATTCTGCTGGACGACAAGGCCGACATTCTCACGCCGCTGCCGAAGTGA